A portion of the bacterium genome contains these proteins:
- the hypB gene encoding hydrogenase nickel incorporation protein HypB: MPRIVDVRRNVLAKNDALAAGLRARFADAGVCVVTLVSSPGAGKTALLAETLRRLGTRVRVAALVGDLATDHDAVRLRAAGAPVRQITTGTVCHLDASMVERALEGWDLRSLDLLFIENVGNLVCPASYDLGEDLRAVLLSVTEGEDKPVKYPVIFHGADLAVITKVDLAEAAGYDEALARGYLEAVRPGLEGLRVSVKTGEGLTAWLSRLDAGLAAKRAGAPA; this comes from the coding sequence ATGCCCCGGATCGTTGATGTCCGCCGGAACGTGCTGGCGAAAAACGACGCCCTCGCCGCCGGGCTGCGCGCGAGGTTCGCGGACGCCGGCGTCTGCGTGGTGACGCTCGTGTCGAGCCCCGGCGCGGGCAAGACCGCGCTGCTCGCCGAGACGCTCAGGCGGCTCGGGACCCGCGTCCGCGTCGCCGCCCTGGTCGGCGACCTCGCGACCGACCATGACGCCGTGCGCCTGCGGGCCGCCGGCGCACCGGTGCGGCAGATCACGACCGGGACCGTGTGCCATCTGGATGCCTCGATGGTGGAGCGCGCGCTCGAGGGCTGGGATCTCCGCTCGCTCGACCTGCTCTTCATCGAAAACGTCGGCAACCTGGTCTGTCCCGCGTCTTACGATCTCGGCGAAGACCTGCGCGCCGTCCTGCTCTCCGTGACCGAAGGAGAAGACAAGCCGGTGAAATATCCCGTGATCTTCCACGGCGCCGACCTGGCCGTGATCACGAAGGTCGATCTCGCGGAGGCGGCCGGTTACGACGAAGCGCTGGCGCGCGGCTACCTCGAGGCGGTGCGCCCGGGACTCGAGGGGCTGCGCGTCTCCGTGAAAACCGGCGAGGGCCTGACGGCCTGGCTGTCGCGTCTCGACGCCGGGCTCGCCGCAAAGCGCGCCGGCGCGCCCGCGTGA